The following are encoded in a window of Kitasatospora fiedleri genomic DNA:
- the pstA gene encoding phosphate ABC transporter permease PstA produces the protein MLTLLGAATGSLALDWALYERVLPFSGAFGFLLCWYLLFLAVYTAAGRLQWDALTVRERLATALAWSSGLLVLAVIVEQIGYVAVRGLDAARHWNFFTETMRTTAPLSPITSGGCLHAVVGSLEQLGLATLFSVPLGILTAVFLVEAGNTRRGARVVKPVRVLVEAMTALPSIVAGLFVLGVVILTLGAEKSGLAASLALTVMMTPIVTRAAEVVVRLVPGTLKEASYALGASQWRTVWHVVLPTARPGLTTAVVLGMARGVGETSPVLLTAGFTARMNLDPLHGNQASLPLYVWNYVKQPYPDMVARAFAGALTLMAVVLVLFVTARVLGRHRAPADRPTRRPPRRARTADTAPVAVPAAVPAPAAVPVPAAAPVLVTTAPAVEDR, from the coding sequence GTGCTCACCCTGCTGGGCGCCGCCACCGGCTCGCTCGCCCTGGACTGGGCGCTGTACGAGCGGGTGCTGCCGTTCAGCGGCGCGTTCGGCTTCCTGCTCTGCTGGTACCTGCTGTTCCTGGCGGTGTACACCGCCGCCGGGCGGCTCCAGTGGGACGCCCTGACCGTCCGCGAGCGGCTGGCCACCGCGCTGGCCTGGAGCTCCGGCCTGCTGGTGCTCGCCGTCATCGTCGAGCAGATCGGCTACGTCGCCGTCCGCGGCCTGGACGCCGCCCGGCACTGGAACTTCTTCACCGAGACCATGCGCACCACCGCCCCGCTGTCGCCGATCACCTCCGGCGGCTGCCTGCACGCCGTGGTCGGCTCGCTCGAACAGCTCGGCCTGGCCACCCTGTTCTCGGTGCCGCTGGGCATCCTCACCGCCGTCTTCCTGGTCGAGGCCGGGAACACCCGGCGCGGCGCCCGGGTGGTCAAGCCGGTCCGGGTGCTGGTCGAGGCGATGACCGCGCTGCCGTCCATCGTGGCCGGCCTGTTCGTGCTCGGCGTGGTCATCCTCACCCTGGGCGCCGAGAAGAGCGGACTGGCCGCCTCACTCGCCCTCACCGTGATGATGACGCCGATCGTCACCCGCGCCGCCGAGGTCGTCGTCCGGCTCGTCCCCGGCACCCTCAAGGAGGCGTCCTACGCGCTCGGCGCCTCCCAGTGGCGCACCGTGTGGCACGTGGTGCTGCCCACCGCCCGACCCGGACTGACCACCGCCGTGGTGCTCGGCATGGCCCGCGGCGTCGGCGAGACCTCCCCGGTGCTGCTCACCGCCGGGTTCACCGCCCGGATGAACCTCGACCCGCTGCACGGCAACCAGGCCAGCCTGCCGCTGTACGTCTGGAACTACGTCAAGCAGCCCTACCCCGACATGGTGGCCCGGGCGTTCGCCGGCGCGCTGACCCTGATGGCCGTGGTGCTGGTGCTGTTCGTCACCGCCCGGGTGCTGGGCCGCCACCGCGCCCCCGCCGACCGGCCCACCCGCCGCCCGCCGCGCCGGGCCCGCACCGCGGACACCGCGCCCGTGGCCGTACCCGCAGCCGTACCGGCACCCGCAGCCGTCCCCGTACCCGCGGCCGCACCCGTCCTGGTCACGACCGCGCCGGCGGTGGAGGACCGATGA
- the pstC gene encoding phosphate ABC transporter permease subunit PstC: MTAAVQPTDTRVPPPTPDPDRPRPISAPASPADRAFRGVLRAAGLSVFVLMGLIAFFLLMRGTEALRAVGWSFLTEQNWRTAAHTFGIAAVLPNGILIAVIALCIAVPVSLTAALFISEYAPVRLRPALVSLVDLMAAIPSIVYGLWGLFFLQPRFVGLCRWLANHLGGPLPFLEVRTGDTPTSYTSSTFIAGTVVSLMIIPIITSLSREVFSQAPAGEREGAYALGSTRWGMVRTVVLPFGRGGVIGAVMLGFGRAMGETIAVALIISPVFRISWHVLENGGGSISSLIALRFSESDGLSLSALMAAGLVLFALTLLVNVAAGFVISRSRSGASTSD; encoded by the coding sequence ATGACAGCCGCCGTCCAGCCGACGGACACCCGCGTCCCACCGCCGACGCCCGACCCCGACCGGCCCCGCCCGATCAGTGCCCCCGCCTCGCCCGCCGACCGGGCCTTCCGCGGCGTGCTGCGCGCCGCCGGCCTGTCGGTGTTCGTCCTGATGGGGCTGATCGCCTTCTTCCTGCTGATGCGCGGCACCGAGGCGCTGCGCGCCGTCGGCTGGTCCTTCCTCACCGAGCAGAACTGGCGCACCGCCGCGCACACCTTCGGCATCGCCGCCGTGCTGCCCAACGGCATCCTGATCGCGGTGATCGCGCTGTGCATCGCGGTGCCGGTCTCGCTCACCGCCGCGCTGTTCATCTCCGAGTACGCGCCGGTGCGGCTGCGGCCCGCGCTGGTCTCGCTGGTCGACCTGATGGCCGCCATCCCCAGCATCGTGTACGGGCTGTGGGGCCTGTTCTTCCTCCAGCCGCGGTTCGTCGGCCTGTGCCGCTGGCTGGCCAACCACCTCGGCGGGCCGCTGCCGTTCCTGGAGGTGCGCACCGGCGACACCCCGACCTCGTACACCTCCTCGACGTTCATCGCCGGGACGGTGGTCTCGCTGATGATCATCCCGATCATCACCTCGCTCAGCCGCGAGGTGTTCTCGCAGGCCCCGGCGGGCGAACGGGAGGGCGCCTACGCGCTCGGCTCGACCCGCTGGGGCATGGTGCGCACCGTGGTGCTGCCGTTCGGGCGCGGCGGCGTGATCGGCGCGGTGATGCTCGGCTTCGGCCGGGCGATGGGCGAGACCATCGCCGTCGCGCTGATCATCTCCCCGGTGTTCCGGATCTCCTGGCACGTGCTGGAGAACGGCGGCGGCTCGATCTCCTCGCTGATCGCGCTGCGCTTCAGCGAGTCCGACGGCCTCTCGCTGTCCGCGCTGATGGCCGCCGGCCTGGTGCTGTTCGCCCTCACCCTGCTGGTCAACGTGGCCGCCGGGTTCGTCATCAGCCGGTCCCGGTCCGGCGCCTCGACCTCGGACTGA
- a CDS encoding PRC-barrel domain-containing protein, translating to MTSGLWGYEGAEGYTAGSDLTGYRVEATDGHIGKVDKHTEDVDAGYIVVDTGPWIFGHEVLLPAGTITRIDHEDRAVYVNRSKDEVKNSPARDAGHHTDDPAYRDQLGGYYSGGTI from the coding sequence GTGACCAGCGGACTGTGGGGCTACGAGGGCGCCGAGGGCTACACCGCGGGCTCGGACCTGACCGGCTACCGGGTCGAGGCCACCGACGGCCACATCGGCAAGGTCGACAAGCACACCGAGGACGTCGACGCCGGTTACATCGTGGTCGACACCGGCCCGTGGATCTTCGGCCACGAGGTGCTGCTCCCGGCCGGCACCATCACCCGGATCGACCACGAGGACCGGGCGGTGTACGTGAACCGCTCCAAGGACGAGGTGAAGAACTCGCCCGCCCGCGACGCGGGCCACCACACCGACGATCCGGCCTACCGCGACCAGCTCGGCGGCTACTACAGCGGCGGAACCATCTGA
- a CDS encoding substrate-binding domain-containing protein, whose product MRHTAAKAFAAAAMTAAALATVAVPAMADPATGVTPAAQDIVGAGSDTTQALLNQFSVDYNATLGAGSTLPHLYSWDATGSATITPKAGAGSITRPNGSGAGISTLNATTSTTLDFARSSRTRQGTDPATILFVAFAKDAVTWSAKSGGNAPTNLTTQDLNDIYSCKAGKTNWSNFGGTAGTIKPYLPQLSSGTRSFFLGAIGNPVLGACVVSGPEENEGTDAALNDPNVIFPYSVGHWVGQANGHTTATDDKGNLTLRNINGVAPLTGTGTLNAAFANPTYGRVLYNVVRAGEWNASPATTQSTALRAIFGPTGYICSTAGRASITSYGYLNLAAASCGSTI is encoded by the coding sequence ATGCGTCACACCGCTGCCAAGGCGTTCGCGGCCGCCGCGATGACCGCCGCCGCTCTCGCCACCGTCGCCGTCCCGGCGATGGCTGACCCGGCCACGGGTGTCACCCCGGCTGCCCAGGACATCGTCGGTGCCGGCTCGGACACCACGCAGGCTCTGCTCAACCAGTTCTCGGTCGACTACAACGCCACCCTGGGCGCGGGTTCCACCCTGCCGCACCTGTACAGCTGGGACGCGACCGGTTCGGCCACCATCACCCCGAAGGCCGGCGCCGGCAGCATCACCCGCCCGAACGGCTCCGGCGCCGGCATCTCCACGCTGAACGCCACCACCAGCACCACCCTGGACTTCGCGCGCTCCTCCCGCACCCGGCAGGGCACCGACCCGGCCACCATCCTGTTCGTGGCGTTCGCCAAGGACGCGGTGACCTGGTCGGCGAAGTCCGGCGGCAACGCCCCGACCAACCTGACCACCCAGGACCTGAACGACATCTACTCCTGCAAGGCCGGCAAGACCAACTGGTCGAACTTCGGCGGCACCGCCGGCACCATCAAGCCCTACCTGCCGCAGCTCAGCTCCGGCACCCGCTCCTTCTTCCTGGGCGCCATCGGCAACCCGGTCCTGGGCGCCTGCGTCGTCAGCGGCCCGGAGGAGAACGAGGGCACCGACGCCGCGCTGAACGACCCGAACGTCATCTTCCCGTACTCCGTCGGCCACTGGGTGGGCCAGGCCAACGGTCACACCACCGCCACCGACGACAAGGGCAACCTGACCCTGCGCAACATCAACGGCGTCGCCCCGCTGACCGGCACCGGCACCCTGAACGCCGCGTTCGCCAACCCGACCTACGGCCGGGTGCTCTACAACGTGGTCCGCGCCGGCGAGTGGAACGCCAGCCCGGCCACCACCCAGAGCACCGCCCTGCGCGCGATCTTCGGCCCGACCGGCTACATCTGCTCCACCGCCGGCCGCGCCAGCATCACCAGCTACGGCTACCTCAACCTGGCCGCCGCGTCCTGCGGCTCGACCATCTGA
- a CDS encoding spore-associated protein: MKKLLKRAALTTAVTALAATGVAVTPSVAQAATYNGVCGSGYGVIDTLPLLDGTVFLTYNSSNGYNCVVTVRNHPSSYLLEMEASIKKSGTTQWKQDLDFYTTYAGPVYLYAPGTCIDWQGGINGEINNQLHSHCS; this comes from the coding sequence ATGAAGAAGCTCCTCAAGCGGGCCGCCCTCACGACGGCGGTCACCGCGCTCGCGGCCACCGGAGTCGCCGTCACCCCCTCGGTGGCCCAGGCGGCCACCTACAACGGCGTGTGCGGTTCCGGCTACGGCGTCATCGACACCCTGCCGCTGCTCGACGGGACGGTCTTCCTCACGTACAACAGCTCCAACGGCTACAACTGTGTCGTGACGGTCCGTAACCACCCCAGCTCCTACCTGCTGGAGATGGAGGCGTCGATCAAGAAGAGCGGCACCACCCAGTGGAAGCAGGACCTGGACTTCTACACCACCTACGCCGGTCCCGTGTACCTGTACGCGCCGGGGACGTGCATCGACTGGCAGGGTGGCATCAACGGCGAGATCAACAACCAGCTCCACTCCCACTGCAGCTGA